Proteins co-encoded in one Tursiops truncatus isolate mTurTru1 chromosome 17, mTurTru1.mat.Y, whole genome shotgun sequence genomic window:
- the PABPC1 gene encoding polyadenylate-binding protein 1 isoform X1, with product MNPSAPSYPMASLYVGDLHPDVTEAMLYEKFSPAGPILSIRVCRDMITRRSLGYAYVNFQQPADAERALDTMNFDVIKGKPVRIMWSQRDPSLRKSGVGNIFIKNLDKSIDNKALYDTFSAFGNILSCKVVCDENGSKGYGFVHFETQEAAERAIEKMNGMLLNDRKVFVGRFKSRKEREAELGARAKEFTNVYIKNFGEDMDDERLKDLFGKFGPALSVKVMTDESGKSKGFGFVSFERHEDAQKAVDEMNGKELNGKQIYVGRAQKKVERQTELKRKFEQMKQDRITRYQGVNLYVKNLDDGIDDERLRKEFSPFGTITSAKVMMEGGRSKGFGFVCFSSPEEATKAVTEMNGRIVATKPLYVALAQRKEERQAHLTNQYMQRMASVRAVPNPVINPYQPAPPSGYFMAAIPQTQNRAAYYPPSQIAQLRPSPRWTAQGARPHPFQNMPGAIRPAAPRPPFSTMRPASSQVPRVMSTQRVANTSTQTMGPRPAAAAAAATPAVRTVPQYKYAAGVRNPQQHLNAQPQVTMQQPAVHVQGQEPLTASMLASAPPQEQKQMLGERLFPLIQAMHPTLAGKITGMLLEIDNSELLHMLESPESLRSKVDEAVAVLQAHQAKEAAQKAVNSATGVPTV from the exons ATGAACCCCAGCGCCCCCAGCTACCCCATGGCCTCGCTCTACGTGGGGGACCTACACCCCGACGTGACCGAGGCGATGCTCTATGAGAAGTTCAGTCCGGCCGGGCCCATCCTCTCCATCCGGGTCTGCAGGGACATGATCACCCGCCGCTCCTTGGGCTACGCGTATGTGAACTTCCAGCAGCCGGCAGACG CGGAGCGTGCTTTGGACACCATGAATTTTGATGTTATAAAGGGCAAGCCAGTACGCATTATGTGGTCTCAGCGTGATCCATCACTTCGCAAAAGTGGAGTGGGcaacatattcattaaaaatttggACAAATCCATTGATAATAAAGCACTGTATGATACATTTTCTGCTTTTGGTAACATCCTTTCATGTAAG GTGGTTTGTGATGAAAATGGTTCCAAGGGTTATGGATTTGTGCATTTTGAGACACAAGAAGCAGCTGAAAGAGCTATTGAAAAAATGAATGGGATGCTTCTAAATGATCGCAAAGT aTTTGTTGGACGATTTAAGTCTCGTAAGGAACGAGAAGCAGAACTCGGAGCTAGGGCAAAAGAGTTCACCAATGTTTACATCAAGAATTTTGGAGAAGACATGGATGATGAGCGCCTTAAGGATCTCTTTGGCAAGTTTG gacCTGCCTTAAGTGTGAAAGTAATGACTGATGAGAGTGGAAAATCCAAAGGTTTTGGATTTGTAAGCTTTGAAAGGCATGAAGATGCACAGAAA GCTGTGGATGAGATGAACGGAAAGGAGCtcaatggaaaacaaatttacgTTGGTCGAGCCCAGAAAAAAGTGGAAAGACAGACGGAACTTAAGCGCAAATTTGAACAGATGAAGCAAGATAGGATCACCAGATACCAG ggtGTAAACCTTTACGTGAAAAATCTCGATGATGGTATTGATGATGAACGTCTCCGGAAAGAGTTTTCTCCGTTCGGTACAATCACTAGTGCAAAG gtTATGATGGAGGGTGGTCGCAGCAAAGGGTTTGGATTTGTGTGTTTCTCCTCCCCAGAAGAAGCCACTAAAGCAGTTACGGAAATGAATGGTAGAATTGTGGCCACCAAGCCATTGTATGTAGCTTTAGCTCAGCGCAAAGAAGAGCGCCAGGCTCACCTCACTAACCAGTATATGCAGAGAATGGCAAGTGTAAGAGCTGTGCCCAACCCTGTAATCAACCCCTACCAGCCAGCACCTCCTTCAGGTTACTTCATGGCAGCTATCCCACAG ACTCAGAACCGTGCTGCATACTATCCTCCTAGCCAAATTGCTCAACTAAGACCAAGTCCTCGCTGGACTGCTCAGGGTGCCAGACCTCAtc CATTCCAAAATATGCCCGGTGCTATCCGCCCAGCCGCTCCTAGACCACCATTTAGTACTATGAGACCAGCTTCTTCACAGGTTCCACGAGTCATGTCGACACAGCGTGTTG ctaaCACATCAACACAGACAATGGGTCCACGTcctgcagctgctgcagctgcagCTACTCCTGCTGTTCGCACCGTTCCACAGTATAAATACGCTGCGGGAGTTCGCAATCCTCAACAACATCTTAACGCACAGCCACAAGTTACCATGCAGCAG CCTGCTGTTCATGTACAAGGTCAGGAACCTTTGACTGCTTCCATGTTGGCATCTGCCCCTCCTCAAGAACAGAAGCAAATGTTGG GTGAACGGCTCTTTCCTCTAATTCAAGCCATGCACCCTACTCTTGCTGGTAAAATCACTGGCATGTTGTTGGAGATTGATAATTCAGAACTTCTTCATATGCTTGAGTCTCCAGAGTCTCTCCGTtctaaa GTTGATGAAGCTGTAGCTGTACTACAAGCCCACCAAGCAAAAGAGGCTGCCCAGAAAGCAGTTAACAGTGCCACTGGGGTTCCAACTGTTTAA
- the PABPC1 gene encoding polyadenylate-binding protein 1 isoform X2, which yields MNPSAPSYPMASLYVGDLHPDVTEAMLYEKFSPAGPILSIRVCRDMITRRSLGYAYVNFQQPADAERALDTMNFDVIKGKPVRIMWSQRDPSLRKSGVGNIFIKNLDKSIDNKALYDTFSAFGNILSCKVVCDENGSKGYGFVHFETQEAAERAIEKMNGMLLNDRKVFVGRFKSRKEREAELGARAKEFTNVYIKNFGEDMDDERLKDLFGPALSVKVMTDESGKSKGFGFVSFERHEDAQKAVDEMNGKELNGKQIYVGRAQKKVERQTELKRKFEQMKQDRITRYQGVNLYVKNLDDGIDDERLRKEFSPFGTITSAKVMMEGGRSKGFGFVCFSSPEEATKAVTEMNGRIVATKPLYVALAQRKEERQAHLTNQYMQRMASVRAVPNPVINPYQPAPPSGYFMAAIPQTQNRAAYYPPSQIAQLRPSPRWTAQGARPHPFQNMPGAIRPAAPRPPFSTMRPASSQVPRVMSTQRVANTSTQTMGPRPAAAAAAATPAVRTVPQYKYAAGVRNPQQHLNAQPQVTMQQPAVHVQGQEPLTASMLASAPPQEQKQMLGERLFPLIQAMHPTLAGKITGMLLEIDNSELLHMLESPESLRSKVDEAVAVLQAHQAKEAAQKAVNSATGVPTV from the exons ATGAACCCCAGCGCCCCCAGCTACCCCATGGCCTCGCTCTACGTGGGGGACCTACACCCCGACGTGACCGAGGCGATGCTCTATGAGAAGTTCAGTCCGGCCGGGCCCATCCTCTCCATCCGGGTCTGCAGGGACATGATCACCCGCCGCTCCTTGGGCTACGCGTATGTGAACTTCCAGCAGCCGGCAGACG CGGAGCGTGCTTTGGACACCATGAATTTTGATGTTATAAAGGGCAAGCCAGTACGCATTATGTGGTCTCAGCGTGATCCATCACTTCGCAAAAGTGGAGTGGGcaacatattcattaaaaatttggACAAATCCATTGATAATAAAGCACTGTATGATACATTTTCTGCTTTTGGTAACATCCTTTCATGTAAG GTGGTTTGTGATGAAAATGGTTCCAAGGGTTATGGATTTGTGCATTTTGAGACACAAGAAGCAGCTGAAAGAGCTATTGAAAAAATGAATGGGATGCTTCTAAATGATCGCAAAGT aTTTGTTGGACGATTTAAGTCTCGTAAGGAACGAGAAGCAGAACTCGGAGCTAGGGCAAAAGAGTTCACCAATGTTTACATCAAGAATTTTGGAGAAGACATGGATGATGAGCGCCTTAAGGATCTCTTTG gacCTGCCTTAAGTGTGAAAGTAATGACTGATGAGAGTGGAAAATCCAAAGGTTTTGGATTTGTAAGCTTTGAAAGGCATGAAGATGCACAGAAA GCTGTGGATGAGATGAACGGAAAGGAGCtcaatggaaaacaaatttacgTTGGTCGAGCCCAGAAAAAAGTGGAAAGACAGACGGAACTTAAGCGCAAATTTGAACAGATGAAGCAAGATAGGATCACCAGATACCAG ggtGTAAACCTTTACGTGAAAAATCTCGATGATGGTATTGATGATGAACGTCTCCGGAAAGAGTTTTCTCCGTTCGGTACAATCACTAGTGCAAAG gtTATGATGGAGGGTGGTCGCAGCAAAGGGTTTGGATTTGTGTGTTTCTCCTCCCCAGAAGAAGCCACTAAAGCAGTTACGGAAATGAATGGTAGAATTGTGGCCACCAAGCCATTGTATGTAGCTTTAGCTCAGCGCAAAGAAGAGCGCCAGGCTCACCTCACTAACCAGTATATGCAGAGAATGGCAAGTGTAAGAGCTGTGCCCAACCCTGTAATCAACCCCTACCAGCCAGCACCTCCTTCAGGTTACTTCATGGCAGCTATCCCACAG ACTCAGAACCGTGCTGCATACTATCCTCCTAGCCAAATTGCTCAACTAAGACCAAGTCCTCGCTGGACTGCTCAGGGTGCCAGACCTCAtc CATTCCAAAATATGCCCGGTGCTATCCGCCCAGCCGCTCCTAGACCACCATTTAGTACTATGAGACCAGCTTCTTCACAGGTTCCACGAGTCATGTCGACACAGCGTGTTG ctaaCACATCAACACAGACAATGGGTCCACGTcctgcagctgctgcagctgcagCTACTCCTGCTGTTCGCACCGTTCCACAGTATAAATACGCTGCGGGAGTTCGCAATCCTCAACAACATCTTAACGCACAGCCACAAGTTACCATGCAGCAG CCTGCTGTTCATGTACAAGGTCAGGAACCTTTGACTGCTTCCATGTTGGCATCTGCCCCTCCTCAAGAACAGAAGCAAATGTTGG GTGAACGGCTCTTTCCTCTAATTCAAGCCATGCACCCTACTCTTGCTGGTAAAATCACTGGCATGTTGTTGGAGATTGATAATTCAGAACTTCTTCATATGCTTGAGTCTCCAGAGTCTCTCCGTtctaaa GTTGATGAAGCTGTAGCTGTACTACAAGCCCACCAAGCAAAAGAGGCTGCCCAGAAAGCAGTTAACAGTGCCACTGGGGTTCCAACTGTTTAA